Proteins found in one Oncorhynchus mykiss isolate Arlee chromosome 17, USDA_OmykA_1.1, whole genome shotgun sequence genomic segment:
- the LOC118940024 gene encoding uncharacterized protein LOC118940024: protein MSTKCMCCAKKCLRVVATTRGNTTCIKSVEEYPLLYDECMKNNNKKHLTAAKPLGCNQPPTLEQTAAKSLGCNQPPTLEQTAAKPLGCNQPPTLEQTAAKPLGCNQPPTLEQTAAKPLGCNQPPTLEQTAAKPLGCNQPPTLEQTAAKPLGCNQPPTLEQTAAKPLGCNQPPTLEQTAAKPLGCNQPPTLEQTAAKPLGCNQPPTLNSLFLHSRHPNTRTELREKVKHDVLYTSCSLQSLGSVQSLGSVQSLGSLQSLGSVQSLGSVQSLGSLQSLGSVQSLGSVQSLGYMLSLGSVQSLGYMLSLGSVQSLGYMLSLGSVQSLGYMLSLGSVQSLGYMLSLGSVQSLGYMLSLGSVQSLF from the coding sequence ATGTCAACCAAATGCATGTGTTGTGCCAAAAAGTGCCTCAGAGTTGTAGCGACAACAAGAGGCAACACGACGTGTATTAAATCAGTAGAAGAATATCCCCTACTTTACGACGAATGcatgaaaaacaacaacaaaaaacacctgACAGCAGCCAAGCCCCTCGGCTGCAACCAGCCACCAACACTAGAACAGACAGCAGCCAAGTCCCTCGGCTGCAACCAGCCACCAACACTAGAACAGACAGCAGCCAAGCCCCTCGGCTGCAACCAGCCACCAACACTAGAACAGACAGCAGCCAAGCCCCTCGGCTGCAACCAGCCACCAACACTAGAACAGACAGCAGCCAAGCCCCTCGGCTGCAACCAGCCACCAACACTAGAACAGACAGCAGCCAAGCCCCTCGGCTGCAACCAGCCACCAACACTAGAACAGACAGCAGCCAAGCCCCTCGGCTGCAACCAGCCACCAACACTAGAACAGACAGCAGCCAAGCCCCTCGGCTGCAACCAGCCACCAACACTAGAACAGACAGCAGCCAAGCCCCTCGGCTGCAACCAGCCACCAACACTAGAACAGACAGCAGCCAAGCCCCTCGGCTGCAACCAGCCACCTACgttaaacagcctatttctccaCAGTCGCCATCCCAACACTAGAACAGAGTTAAGGGAGAAGGTTAAACATGACGTTTTATACACAAGCTGCTCCTTGCAGTCGCTGGGCTCGGTGCAGTCGCTGGGCTCGGTGCAGTCGCTAGGCTCCTTGCAGTCGCTGGGCTCGGTGCAGTCGCTGGGCTCGGTGCAGTCGCTAGGCTCCTTGCAGTCGCTGGGCTCGGTGCAGTCGCTGGGCTCGGTGCAGTCGCTAGGCTACATGCTGTCGCTAGGCTCGGTGCAGTCGCTAGGCTACATGCTGTCGCTAGGCTCGGTGCAGTCGCTAGGCTACATGCTGTCGCTAGGCTCGGTGCAGTCGCTAGGCTACATGCTGTCGCTAGGCTCGGTGCAGTCGCTAGGCTACATGCTGTCGCTAGGCTCGGTGCAGTCGCTAGGCTACATGCTGTCGCTAGGCTCGGTGCAGTCGCTATTCTAA
- the LOC110493314 gene encoding palmitoleoyl-protein carboxylesterase notum1a, translating into MTSQSTERSRPLGTLALLRSALLLGLLHIGAPEARRLRGSRAQHRRASAMPSPTLTYRDRVVEGTGAGESFPLDFTAVEGNMDNFMTQIKNLAQSLYPCSAQKLDQDMRLHFLDNSSATCNDGSPAGYYIKESKGSKRWLIFLEGGWYCVNRQTCDTRYQTMRRFMSSLKWPRTRTGTGILSPQPEENPYWWNANMVFIPYCSSDAWSGASAKTDQSDYAFMGSVIIKEVVNELLTKGLDSAKVLLLAGSSAGGTGVLLNVDRVAEHLESRGHGEIQVRGLADSGWFLDNKQYRSTDCHSTISCDPTEAIRRGIRYWGSVVPESCRQTHIGEEWNCFFGYKVYPTLKSPVFVVQWLFDEAQLTVDNIHLTGHPVHELQWRYIQNLGNELRNTLKDVPALFAPACLSHEVITRNYWMDIQVKGTSLPRALHCWDRGLHDNNLHQRSSNNDTHSNNPNPTPNKALPPASPPRRCPLRLIDSCPWPHCNPTCPTIRDQITGQEMSVIQFLKHMGFDVAKMAQQQGMDAGKLLGMLNNGN; encoded by the exons ATGACGAGCCAAAGTACTGAGAGAAGTAGGCCTCTAGGGACTCTGGCGTTGCTGCGTTCCGCTTTGCTGTTGGGTCTTCTTCACATTGGTGCACCAGAGGCGAGGAGGCTACGGGGCAGCCGCGCGCAACACCGGAGAGCCTCGGCCATGCCGTCCCCAACGTTAACATACAGGGACCGGGTAGTAGAGGGGACCGGAGCCGGTGAGAGCTTCCCGTTAGACTTCACCGCTGTCGAGGGGAACATGGACAACTTCATGACCCAAATTAAAAACCTGGCGCAGTCGCTGTACCCGTGCTCGGCGCAGAAGCTGGACCAGGACATGAGGCTGCACTTCTTGGACAATTCCTCTGCGACGTGTAACGATGGATCCCCAGCGGG GTACTACATCAAGGAATCTAAAGGCAGCAAGAGATGGCTGATATTCTTGGAGG gtggatggtactgtgtCAACAGACAGACTTGTGACACCAGGTACCAGACAATGAGAAGATTCATGAGCTCCCTCAAGTGGCCACGCACCAGAACAG GTACAGGTATTCTGTCTCCTCAGCCAGAGGAGAACCCCTATTGGTGGAATGCCAACATGGT gttcATCCCATACTGCTCTAGTGATGCCTGGAGTGGAGCCTCAGCAAAGACTGACCAAA GTGACTATGCGTTCATGGGCTCAGTGATCATTAAGGAGGTGGTTAATGAGCTGCTTACTAAAGGACTGGACAGCGCTAAGGTCCTGCTACTGGCTGGGAGCAG tGCGGGGGGTACAGGTGTACTACTGAACGTGGACCGTGTGGCGGAGCACCTGGAGTCCCGGGGACACGGGGAGATTCAGGTCCGGGGTCTGGCTGATTCTGGCTGGTTCCTGGATAACAAGCAGTACAGATCTACAGACTGTCACAGCACCATCAGCTGTGACCCTACTGAGGCTATCAGGAGAGGaatcag GTACTGGGGTAGTGTGGTGCCAGAGAGTTGCAGACAGACTCACATAGGAGAGGAGTGGAACTGCTTCTTCGGATATAAAGTCTACCCCACGCTCAAGA gtCCAGTGTTTGTGGTCCAGTGGTTATTTGACGAGGCCCAGTTAACAGTAGATAACATCCACCTGACTGGTCATCCGGTCCACGAGTTACAATGGAGATACATACAGAATCTGGGCAATGAGCTGAGGAACACACTCAAAGACGTCcc GGCCCTGTTTGCTCCAGCCTGCCTATCCCATGAGGTCATCACCAGGAA TTACTGGATGGACATCCAAGTCAAAGGAACCTCCCTCCCCAGAGCCCTACACTGCTGGGACCGTGGTCTCCACGACAACAACCTCCACCAAAGATCCTCCAACAACGACACCCATAGCAACAATCCTAACCCCACCCCCAACAAGGCTCTGCCCCCAGCTTCGCCTCCGAGGCGCTGTCCTCTGCGTCTGATTGACAGCTGCCCCTGGCCTCACTGTAATCCCACCTGTCCCACTATACGGGATCAGATCACCGGACAGGAAATGAGCGTGATCCAGTTCCTGAAACACATGGGGTTTGATGTTGCCAAGATGGCCCAGCAACAGGGCATGGACGCAGGGAAACTGCTGGGGATGCTGAATAACGGGAACTGA